The Xenopus tropicalis strain Nigerian chromosome 7, UCB_Xtro_10.0, whole genome shotgun sequence genome includes a region encoding these proteins:
- the LOC101733740 gene encoding prolyl 3-hydroxylase 1-like: protein MNQNLAYYAAVLGEEEAKLINAKECLRLNLLFLFQNINSYIQRSLLEKELLYFAYDTFGIPFVDPDSWTPENVVLKRLREKQKMEKETAARITEEIGNLMKEIETRTIREGEMIRINIAQAVDEQSKCPWSPKMASVVPCNVTEAQGALSAVIITESRPVALCSVHRVVLLLPSLGRAVGLLMLMLKAAASAGDGYRGTTSPHTPNEKFHGVTVYKALKLGQEGKVPLSSALLYYNVTDKVRRVVESYFRLDSPLYFSYSHLVCRTAVEEKQEGRKDLSHPVHVDNCILNAEANMCIKEHPAYTFRDYSAILYLNGDFEGGNFVFTELDAKTITAEVRPQCGRMVGFSSGEENPHGVNAVTKGQRCAVALWFTLDPRHNERERVQADDLIKMLLSPEADLSQEEAQQTAEPLSLGEANLRQSGSESPSDTTDSVAAESTDSSIEHVRGPPVDSKPKTEL, encoded by the exons ATGAATCAGAATTTGGCTTACTATGCTGCTGTTCTTGGCGAGGAAGAAGCAAAGTTGATAAATGCAAAAGAG TGTCTCAGGCTAAACTTACTTTTCCTTTTTCAGAATATTAATAGTTATATTCAGCGCAGTCTGCTCGAGAAAGAACTGCTTTACTTTGCCTATGACACCTTTGGAATTCCTTTTGTCGACCCA GATAGCTGGACTCCAGAAAATGTTGTGCTGAAAAGactcagagaaaaacaaaa GATGGAGAAGGAGACAGCAGCAAGAATTACTGAAGAGATTGGAAACCTGATGAAAGAAATTGAAACAAGGACAATACGAGAAG GGGAAATGATAAGGATAAACATTGCCCAGGCTGTAGATGAACAAAGCAAATGCCCCTGGAGCCCAAAAATGGCATCTGTTGTGCCTTGTAATGTGACTGAGGCGCAAGGGGCA ctGAGTGCGGTGATTATTACTGAATCTCGGCCTGTGGCACTTTGTTCTGTGCATCGAGTGGTGTTGCTGCTGCCCTCTCTGGGCAGAGCAGTTGGACTGTTAATGCTGATGCTAAAG GCAGCCGCTTCAGCTGGTGATGGGTACCGTGGCACAACCTCCCCTCATACTCCAAATGAAAAGTTTCATGGCGTTACTGTGTACAAAGCACTTAAG CTGGGGCAAGAGGGAAAGGTCCCTTTAAGCAGCGCACTCTTATACTATAATGTTACCGATAAAGTAAGAAGAGTGGTAGAGTCATACTTTCGACTGGACAGCCCACTCTACTTCTCATACTCCCACCTCGTCTGCCGAACTGCTGTTGAAG agaaacaggagggAAGAAAGGATTTAAGTCATCCTGTGCATGTTGACAATTGCATTCTAAATGCAGAAGCAAATATGTGTATAAAGGAACATCCAGCTTATACTTTCCGTGATTACAG TGCCATACTATATCTAAATGGGGATTTTGAAGGaggaaattttgtttttacagaacTTGATGCAAAGACAATAACT GCTGAAGTGAGACCACAGTGCGGGCGAATGGTGGGATTCTCATCTGGAGAAGAAAATCCTCACGGAGTAAATGCCGTCACTAAAGGCCAGCGGTGCGCTGTTGCCTTATGGTTCACTCTAGATCCCCGTCATAACGAGAGG gAAAGAGTTCAAGCTGATGACTTGATAAAAATGCTCCTTAGTCCAGAGGCAGATCTGTCCCAGGAGGAGGCACAACAAACAGCAGAACCACTTTCTCTAGGGGAAGCCAATCTGAGACAGTCTGGCTCAGAATCACCATCAGATACTACAGATTCAGTTGCTGCAGAAAGCACAGACTCTTCTATAGAACACGTGCGCGGACCACCTGTGGACTCCAAACCCAAGACAGAATTATAA